A window of the Cutaneotrichosporon cavernicola HIS019 DNA, chromosome: 6 genome harbors these coding sequences:
- a CDS encoding uncharacterized protein (anion transporter) has translation MRRPSTSSARKRSTSTSSPTISPPSPNRNRSSISPPSLNRNRSSISPPSPNRNRSPISSPPYSPPPRAERPSNPPDPPLTLLHPTTSRPGPHIPDQNDKGSRWIPFSGMWRDISHRAPYYRSDWTDAWNYRVIPSTWFIFFANVLPGLAFSLDLIEETGLYGVQEVLLASFMAAFVAAVFGGQPLLISGVTGPITVFNKTIFDIFRGRSDWNYLHFMGWVYLWAAILHWIAAALNAVRGLKYVSRFSCDTFGLYVSVVYVQYGIQVVTRQFHQSSTPSAFLGVLLAILTLVLPHYANALARSGYISKPFRRFCADYGMPITIVAMTGLAYWGRFNPYVQEDGMTLPVVLHSFRPAGGREWLVEFWHLPGKYVGMAFPFGVILFVLFYFDANVSALIAQGSEFPLRKPAAFHWDFFLLGITTFIAGLLGVPAPNGLIPQAPLHTASLVVMGNEGEEQGMDESPAELDDPVGEKRPRSTSTAMAEAEAGLTRRRTSTSFRESQGHDQRRESHARPSRDQRQVPIAVVEQRVSNLAQGSLCLVLMTKPFEHVLGLIPKGVMAGLFWYMGTDALLSSGVTAKLLYLLRDPQARSPSDPLNTIRKSKIALFTLIELAGFGAAFGITQTIAAVGFPVVIMLLVPLRYFVIPAWFTPLELDVLDGPVASAFTMQSVAA, from the coding sequence ATGCGCCGACCATCCACCTCATCCGCCCGCAAAcgctccacctccacatcctcgcccaccaTATCCCCGCCCTCACCCAACCGCAACCGCTCCTCCATATCCCCGCCCTCACTCAACCGCAACCGCTCCTCCATATCCCCGCCCTCACCCAACCGCAACCGCTCCCCCATATCGTCCCCACCCTactcgcctcctccgcggGCCGAACGGCCCTCTAACCCACCCGACCCGCCACTGACGCTCCTCCACCCGACAACAAGCAGGCCTGGCCCTCATATTCCAGACCAGAATGACAAAGGGAGTCGCTGGATACCATTCAGTGGCATGTGGCGAGACATCTCCCACCGCGCACCCTATTATCGCTCTGACTGGACCGACGCGTGGAACTACCGCGTAATCCCAAGCACGTGGTTCATCTTTTTCGCCAACGTACTCCCGGGCCTGGCCTTCTCCTTAGACCTAATCGAGGAAACCGGGCTCTATGGGGTGCAAGaagtcctcctcgccagtTTTATGGCGGCGTTCGTCGCCGCCGTATTTGGCGGCCAACCACTCCTCATCTCAGGCGTAACTGGACCAATTACAGTGTTCAACAAGACCATCTTCGATATCTTTCGAGGACGAAGTGACTGGAATTACCTCCACTTCATGGGATGGGTATATCTCTGGGCTGCCATCTTGCATTGGATCGCCGCAGCGCTTAACGCGGTCCGTGGACTCAAGTACGTTTCGAGGTTCTCCTGCGATACGTTCGGGCTGTACGTTTCCGTCGTATATGTGCAATATGGCATCCAGGTCGTCACACGGCAATTCCATCAGTCGTCAACCCCCTCCGCCTTTCTCGGtgttctcctcgccatcctgACTCTGGTCCTGCCACATTATGCCAACGCCCTAGCCCGGTCGGGATACATCTCCAAACCCTTCCGCCGCTTCTGTGCAGACTACGGAATGCCCATTACGATCGTCGCTATGACAGGCCTAGCGTATTGGGGTAGATTCAACCCCTACGTCCAAGAGGACGGGATGACTCTTCCCGTGGTATTGCATTCTTTCCGCCCGGCCGGCGGACGGGAGTGGCTGGTCGAGTTCTGGCACCTACCCGGTAAATACGTCGGCATGGCGTTCCCTTTCGGCGTGATTCTCTTTGTCCTTTTCTACTTTGACGCAAATGTGTCCGCCCTCATCGCGCAGGGATCCGAGTTTCCGCTGCGTAAACCCGCGGCCTTTCACTGGGACTTtttcctcctcggcatcacAACGTTTATTGCGGGTCTGCTTGGGGTACCAGCGCCGAATGGACTTATCCCCCAGGCGCCGCTACATACAGCGTCTCTGGTAGTGATGGGTaacgagggggaggagcaAGGGATGGACGAGTCTCCAGCCGAGTTGGACGACCCGGTTGGCGAGAAACGTCCGCGCTCAACCAGCACGGCAAtggctgaggctgaggctggactcacgcgccgccgcacctCGACCAGCTTCCGAGAGAGCCAGGGCCACGACCAACGTCGTGAGTCCCACGCGCGTCCCTCGCGCGACCAACGTCAAGTCCCCATCGCCGTGGTCGAACAACGCGTCTCAAACCTCGCCCAAGGCAGCCTCTGTCTAGTCCTAATGACCAAGCCCTTTGAACATGTCCTGGGCCTCATCCCAAAGGGCGTAATGGCCGGCCTGTTCTGGTACATGGGCACGGACGCGCTGCTATCGTCTGGCGTGACGGCAAAGCTACTGTATCTGTTGAGGGATCCACAGGCGCGGTCGCCCTCTGATCCTTTAAATACTATCCGGAAAAGCAAGATCGCCCTGTTCACCCTAATAGAGTTGGCGGGATTCGGCGCCGCGTTCGGTATCACCCAGACCATTGCGGCGGTCGGGTTCCCAGTCGTCATCATGCTTCTGGTGCCATTGAGGTATTTTGTCATTCCGGCGTGGTTTACGCCGCTAGAGCTCGATGTTCTCGATGGGCCTGTGGCCTCGGCTTTCACTATGCAGAGTGTTGCCGCGTAG
- the BNA4 gene encoding uncharacterized protein (Catalyzes the hydroxylation of L-kynurenine (L-Kyn) to form 3-hydroxy-L-kynurenine (L-3OHKyn). Required for synthesis of quinolinic acid) — MSTTPDGKERKRKALVIGAGPVGSLTALSLHKRGWSVEVWDTRDDPRGREIAVNNLRSINLNISARGYAAVSSVDPEFADALLRESIPMPSRLIHHLDGRCEAQLYDPLRGNCSNSIHRGLLNQRMVEALPAGVEVRFNTKLARVEFEQRTAHGVRTKRGEPTLLDSPPETPQIPVLARAEKVDAEFDLVIGADGSWSKVRQEMMRAERIDFSQSFIPHAYIELHMAADPSKPGGFSMPPNHLHIWPRHKFMLIALPNKDGSFTLTLFIPFDELHEVSTRDEARAFFQKHFCDAWDIVGEKLVDDFMEHPRGNLVTISVTPSTYSSHAVLMGDACHSMVPFYGQGLNCGLEDVRILGTYLDRFSISPTTPLPPGATDANLEAALTAYSTERATDLAAICDLALANYTEMRSSVLNPLYHLRRAVDYVLTRIYPSTPRDISPGVAFPTPEVKGWTALYDMVTFRPDIPYAEAARREAWQKKVVANAAVTSGIVGAVGVGVLALKVVRPWLERR; from the exons AccctcgcggccgcgagATTGCAGTCAACAATCTCCGGAGTATCAACCTCAACATCTCGGCGCGAGGCTATGCTGCCGTCTCCTCGGTCGACCCCGAATTTGCAGACGCGTTGCTGCGCGAGTCGATCCCCATGCCCAGTCGGCTGATTCATCACCTTGACGGCCGATGCGAGGCGCAGCTGTACGACCCGCTAAGGGGGAACTGCTCCAACTCTATCCACCGCGGTCTGCTCAACCAGAGGATGGTCGAGGCCCTCCCAGCTGGTGTTGAGGTCCGGTTTAATAccaagctcgcgcgcgtcgagttTGAGCAACGTACGGCCCACGGCGTGCGGACCAAACGGGGAGAGCCGACCCTGTTAGACAGTCCGCCTGAGACGCCCCAGATCCCGGTGTTGGCCAGGGCGGAGAAGGTAGACGCTGAGTTTGACCTCGTTATCGGCGCGGATGGGAGCTGGAGCAAGGTCCGGCAGGAGATGATGCGCGCTGAGCG cATTGACTTCTCGCAGAGCTTTATCCCGCACGCGTACATCGAGCTGCACATGGCTGCGGACCCGAGCAAACCCGGCGGCTTCTCAATGCCCCCGAACCACTTGCACATCTGGCCGCGGCACAAATTTATGCTCATTGCGTTACCGAACAAG GACGGTTCGttcaccctcaccctcttcATCCCCTTCGATGAGCTACACGAAGTCTcgacgcgcgacgaggcccGTGCGTTCTTCCAGAAGCACTTCTGTGACGCGTGGGACATTGTCGGCGAGAAGCTTGTCGATGACTTTATGGAGCACCCGCGCGGCAACCTCGTCACAATCAGCGTGACGCCAAGCACGTACTCGAGCCACGCGGTGTTGATGGGTGACGCGTGCCACTCAATGGTTCC CTTCTACGGCCAGGGCCTCAACTgtggcctcgaggacgtccGCATCCTCGGAACCTACCTCGACCgcttctccatctcccccacaacgcctctccctcctgGAGCGACCGACGCGAATCTTGAAGCCGCTCTCACCGCGTACTCGACCGAACGGGCCACGGACCTAGCGGCGATTTGCGACCTCGCTCTGGCGAATTACACTGAGATGCGTTCCTCCGTCCTCAACCCGCTGTACCACCTCCGCCGGGCGGTCGACTACGTCTTGACCCGCATATACCCTTCAACGCCCCGCGACATTTCGCCAGGAGTGGCCTTCCCCACCCCAGAGGTGAAGGGTTGGACGGCCCTGTACGACATGGTCACGTTCCGACCAGACATTCCGTATGCCGAGGCGGCCCGCCGCGAGGCGTGGCAGAAGAAGGTCGTGGCGAATGCGGCGGTTACGAGTGGTATTGTGGGTGCCGTGGGGGTTGgcgtgctcgcgctcaaggttGTGCGGCCGTGGTTGGAGCGGAGGTAG